In a genomic window of Shouchella clausii:
- a CDS encoding DUF1444 domain-containing protein, with translation MDLQTFRKQIEKKLQRDGWTIRYDHKESTLRIEDKATKKGATLALKPLLAKWEREEYAAVDEALRTVAVGLESMAKAVHLNGNEKNIFPVIRAASFPDKTKDGKTLVYQKHTAETRIYYAVDLGETYTLITDDLLNESGWELKALAEMATFNVRSLPQPFKEDEVAGNRFYFLSANDGYDASRILDQSLVQRMEQKAVGQLVVAIPHQDALIFADIQNDTGYDVLGQMALQFFGGGRIPVTALPFIVENGELEPVFIMAQKKPKG, from the coding sequence GTGGACTTGCAAACTTTCCGGAAACAAATTGAGAAAAAGTTGCAGCGGGACGGTTGGACAATCCGCTATGACCATAAAGAATCAACATTGCGTATCGAAGACAAGGCGACTAAAAAAGGGGCAACACTTGCTTTAAAGCCTTTGCTTGCCAAATGGGAGCGAGAGGAATATGCGGCTGTCGACGAGGCGCTTCGCACTGTCGCGGTTGGCCTTGAATCAATGGCGAAAGCCGTTCACCTTAATGGAAACGAAAAAAACATTTTTCCAGTGATTCGCGCGGCTTCATTCCCAGACAAAACAAAGGACGGAAAAACGCTTGTTTACCAAAAACATACAGCAGAAACGAGAATTTATTATGCCGTTGATTTAGGAGAGACATATACGCTTATTACAGATGACCTTCTCAATGAGAGCGGCTGGGAGTTAAAGGCATTAGCAGAAATGGCCACATTCAATGTCCGTTCCTTGCCACAGCCGTTTAAAGAGGATGAAGTTGCAGGGAACCGTTTTTATTTTCTTTCGGCCAATGATGGGTATGACGCAAGTCGGATTTTGGACCAGTCGCTTGTGCAGCGCATGGAACAAAAGGCAGTTGGGCAGCTTGTAGTCGCAATTCCCCATCAAGATGCGCTCATTTTTGCTGATATTCAAAACGACACTGGGTACGATGTACTAGGCCAAATGGCATTGCAATTCTTTGGCGGGGGGCGTATTCCTGTGACTGCGTTGCCTTTTATTGTTGAAAATGGGGAACTTGAACCGGTCTTTATAATGGCGCAAAAAAAGCCTAAAGGCTGA
- a CDS encoding thioredoxin family protein — protein MEHIQSEQQFDEIKANETAVFLFSADWCPDCRVIEPILPRIEVDFPTFTFYYIDRDKFIDVCAAHDIFGIPSFLVYANGKEVDRFVSKDRKTEEEIVAFLTKAEAAID, from the coding sequence ATGGAACACATTCAATCTGAACAGCAATTTGACGAAATAAAAGCGAACGAAACAGCTGTTTTTCTATTTTCTGCAGACTGGTGCCCTGATTGCCGGGTTATTGAGCCGATTCTGCCGCGAATCGAGGTCGATTTTCCAACGTTTACATTTTATTATATTGACCGCGATAAATTTATTGATGTTTGTGCAGCACACGACATTTTTGGCATTCCAAGCTTTTTAGTATATGCAAACGGCAAAGAAGTCGATCGTTTCGTTTCCAAAGACCGCAAAACTGAAGAAGAAATCGTCGCTTTCTTAACAAAAGCTGAAGCAGCGATTGATTGA
- a CDS encoding YtzH-like family protein produces the protein MPISIQHKLGLLQDLLQNHVSEKFLTTNESEQLKQILTALAQDPALDPALASTIDEISSASHTETMDSEAVQQWLNTMSSLT, from the coding sequence ATGCCAATTTCCATTCAACATAAATTAGGTTTGTTGCAAGACTTGCTGCAAAACCATGTCAGCGAAAAGTTCCTGACGACAAATGAATCTGAACAGTTGAAACAAATTCTGACGGCGCTTGCCCAAGATCCTGCTCTCGATCCAGCTCTGGCAAGCACCATTGACGAAATTTCAAGCGCTTCCCATACAGAGACAATGGATAGTGAAGCCGTCCAGCAATGGCTTAACACAATGTCATCCCTTACATAA
- a CDS encoding PTS transporter subunit IIC, producing MLEFLRKKGVNPSWHLYFIKAMGQMTFGLFATLIIGLIIKTAGEQFGIAAFLEIGELAMDLYGAAIGAAVALALGAPSFVVLATIVCGTAGAVYGGPAGSFLAAVVAAETGKLVFGSTKVDILVTPIVTIVSGFVVAWLLGPAISFVMESISGAIAWATDQQPLMMSIVVAILMGWALTAPISSAAIGLMLGLEGVVACAAAIGCAGQMVGFAVASFRENRFGGLLALGIGTSMLQMPNILKNPLILIPPTIAGAVSAPIGTIWFGLLNNAAGSGMGTSGLVGPLMTFTEMGYSGSLFIQVILCYVIIPAVCAFIVSEWMRRKGWIKWNDMHISFN from the coding sequence TTGCTGGAATTTTTACGTAAAAAGGGAGTCAACCCTTCTTGGCATTTATATTTCATTAAAGCAATGGGGCAAATGACATTTGGGTTGTTTGCGACTCTTATTATTGGGCTTATTATCAAAACGGCAGGCGAACAGTTTGGCATAGCCGCTTTTTTGGAAATTGGCGAACTAGCCATGGATTTATACGGGGCAGCGATAGGAGCGGCAGTCGCACTTGCCCTAGGAGCTCCTTCGTTTGTCGTTTTGGCGACCATTGTTTGCGGTACAGCCGGGGCGGTGTACGGCGGGCCTGCGGGTAGTTTTTTAGCCGCCGTTGTTGCTGCCGAAACAGGCAAGCTTGTGTTTGGTTCGACTAAAGTAGATATTCTCGTTACGCCAATTGTAACGATCGTGAGCGGCTTTGTCGTCGCCTGGCTTTTAGGGCCTGCTATTTCATTTGTGATGGAATCGATTAGCGGGGCGATTGCCTGGGCGACAGACCAACAGCCCTTGATGATGAGCATAGTGGTGGCGATCCTGATGGGGTGGGCATTGACTGCGCCGATCTCAAGCGCTGCGATTGGTCTCATGCTTGGGTTAGAAGGGGTGGTTGCTTGTGCAGCTGCTATTGGCTGCGCAGGGCAAATGGTCGGTTTTGCGGTGGCCAGCTTCCGTGAAAACCGTTTTGGCGGGTTGCTTGCTCTTGGCATCGGTACATCGATGTTGCAAATGCCAAATATTTTAAAAAACCCTCTTATTCTTATTCCACCAACCATTGCAGGAGCCGTAAGCGCCCCAATCGGTACGATTTGGTTTGGGCTTCTTAACAATGCTGCCGGTTCTGGCATGGGGACTAGCGGCCTTGTCGGGCCGCTCATGACGTTTACGGAGATGGGCTATTCTGGATCGCTTTTCATTCAAGTCATTCTGTGCTATGTTATTATTCCAGCGGTTTGCGCTTTCATCGTGTCAGAATGGATGCGCCGCAAGGGCTGGATTAAATGGAATGATATGCACATCTCTTTCAATTAA
- the purU gene encoding formyltetrahydrofolate deformylase, giving the protein MAIEQQRARLLVSCQDRPGVVANISSFLYNHEANIVQSDQYSTDPEGGMFFMRIEFAWQEEKTAFSEIKQAFSDLADAEHYQWRMEQASRKKRMAIFVSKENHCLSELLWKWRAGELYAEIPLVISNHPDNKEEVEAYGIPFFHIPSTKANRREAEDKAIELLHEHNIELIVLARYMQILSPTFVSTFPQQIINIHHSFLPAFIGANPYAKAFERGVKLIGATAHYVTDDLDEGPIIEQDVLRVNHRHTTADLRIAGRQIERIALARAVNWHLNDQLIVYNNKTIVF; this is encoded by the coding sequence ATGGCTATTGAACAACAACGAGCGCGTTTGCTCGTTTCCTGCCAAGACCGTCCAGGCGTGGTCGCTAACATATCGTCTTTTCTATACAACCATGAGGCGAATATTGTCCAATCTGACCAATATTCGACTGACCCTGAGGGCGGCATGTTTTTCATGAGAATTGAATTTGCATGGCAGGAAGAAAAAACAGCGTTTTCCGAAATCAAACAAGCTTTTTCTGATCTTGCAGATGCCGAACATTACCAATGGCGGATGGAGCAAGCATCGCGAAAAAAGCGGATGGCGATTTTCGTCTCAAAAGAAAATCATTGCTTGTCAGAGCTGTTATGGAAGTGGCGAGCTGGCGAACTTTATGCTGAAATCCCACTTGTCATTAGCAATCACCCTGACAATAAAGAAGAAGTGGAAGCTTACGGCATTCCCTTTTTCCACATACCGTCTACAAAGGCTAATCGCCGTGAAGCAGAAGACAAAGCGATTGAACTTCTCCATGAACACAATATTGAACTTATCGTTCTTGCCCGTTACATGCAAATTTTATCGCCAACATTTGTCAGCACGTTCCCTCAACAAATCATTAACATCCATCATTCGTTTTTGCCTGCTTTTATCGGCGCCAACCCTTATGCTAAAGCATTTGAACGAGGCGTAAAACTGATTGGCGCTACCGCCCATTACGTTACAGATGATTTGGATGAGGGCCCGATTATTGAACAAGATGTGTTGCGAGTGAACCACCGCCATACAACAGCTGACTTACGAATCGCCGGCCGTCAAATCGAGCGGATTGCATTGGCCCGAGCTGTAAACTGGCATTTAAATGACCAATTGATTGTTTATAACAACAAAACGATTGTCTTTTAG
- a CDS encoding YtoQ family protein has translation MELVVYLAGEIHSDWREEIKRLASEKQLPIFFKGPMENHSKSDAIGEDILGKQPNAVLRDEAASSINNFRTRIWLQRADAVIALFGEDYRQWNTAMDAATAIEAGKPLILIRPEKLHHALKELSNKAQVVVETPAQAIAALSYVFEED, from the coding sequence ATGGAACTTGTTGTTTATTTGGCTGGGGAAATCCACTCTGACTGGCGCGAAGAGATAAAGCGCTTGGCAAGTGAAAAACAATTGCCTATTTTTTTTAAAGGCCCGATGGAAAATCACAGCAAAAGCGATGCGATCGGCGAAGACATTCTTGGCAAACAGCCAAACGCTGTATTACGCGACGAAGCTGCCTCAAGCATTAATAATTTTCGTACGCGGATCTGGCTTCAGCGCGCAGACGCGGTCATTGCTCTTTTCGGCGAGGATTACAGGCAATGGAATACAGCCATGGATGCCGCAACTGCTATTGAAGCCGGAAAACCGTTAATTTTGATTCGCCCAGAAAAGCTTCACCACGCTTTAAAAGAGCTGTCTAACAAAGCACAAGTGGTTGTCGAAACGCCGGCGCAAGCGATTGCCGCCCTATCTTATGTATTTGAAGAGGACTAA
- a CDS encoding DUF84 family protein, with product MRNKKAAVGSKNRAKVHAVQDVLIQEFIEVVSVAALSQVAAQPFSDDETKEGAVNRARGALDATDADFGFGLEGGVSEWQGTLYLCNWGALATRSGQLYTAAGLRLPLPNDIAALLYNGLELSEALKQAVPDVDVSQGAVGYLTNGLLTRKTMFSEVVRACYGQYMLATDKLH from the coding sequence ATGAGGAACAAAAAAGCAGCAGTCGGCTCGAAAAACCGCGCCAAAGTCCATGCCGTCCAAGACGTTTTGATCCAGGAATTCATTGAAGTCGTCTCTGTTGCTGCCTTGTCGCAAGTTGCGGCACAGCCATTTTCGGATGATGAGACGAAAGAGGGCGCTGTAAACCGCGCCCGTGGAGCGCTAGACGCTACAGATGCTGACTTTGGTTTTGGTTTGGAAGGGGGTGTCTCGGAATGGCAAGGGACGCTTTACTTGTGCAACTGGGGCGCCCTTGCCACCCGTTCTGGACAATTATATACGGCAGCGGGCTTGCGCTTGCCTTTGCCGAATGACATAGCCGCCCTTCTTTACAATGGGCTTGAACTAAGCGAGGCGCTAAAACAAGCCGTCCCTGATGTTGATGTTAGCCAAGGCGCCGTCGGCTATTTAACAAACGGTCTGCTTACCCGAAAAACGATGTTTTCTGAAGTGGTTCGTGCTTGTTATGGACAGTATATGCTCGCAACTGACAAACTTCATTAA
- the ytpR gene encoding YtpR family tRNA-binding protein, producing MNVFYNEKGIGDVLMVTVQDIRRDAQVVEKNGDVVVILNKSNQEIAGINVFHASSYGAISGVGAIELDEGIKALLKEACDKNGVALEMEWEQKPAFVVGYVEEKEKHPNADKLSVCRVNIGTETLQIVCGAPNVAQGQKVVVALVGAVMPSGLVIKEATLRGVASSGMICSAKELGLENAPAEKGILVLSDDEVVGTPFLR from the coding sequence ATGAACGTATTTTATAATGAAAAAGGCATTGGCGATGTCCTAATGGTTACTGTTCAAGATATAAGACGCGATGCACAAGTCGTTGAGAAAAACGGCGATGTCGTCGTTATTTTGAATAAAAGCAATCAAGAAATTGCTGGCATAAACGTATTCCACGCCTCTTCTTATGGAGCCATTAGCGGAGTTGGTGCGATAGAGCTCGATGAAGGCATAAAAGCGCTCCTAAAAGAAGCGTGCGACAAAAATGGTGTCGCTCTTGAAATGGAATGGGAGCAGAAACCTGCTTTTGTTGTCGGTTATGTAGAAGAAAAAGAGAAGCACCCTAATGCAGACAAGCTTTCTGTATGCCGTGTAAACATCGGCACTGAAACATTGCAAATTGTTTGCGGTGCCCCGAATGTGGCCCAAGGCCAGAAAGTAGTTGTCGCGCTCGTTGGTGCCGTTATGCCAAGCGGGCTTGTCATTAAGGAAGCAACGCTGCGTGGTGTCGCGTCTTCCGGTATGATTTGCTCAGCAAAAGAATTAGGGCTCGAAAATGCCCCGGCAGAAAAAGGCATTCTTGTTTTGAGTGACGATGAAGTGGTCGGCACACCCTTTTTGCGGTAG
- the trmB gene encoding tRNA (guanosine(46)-N7)-methyltransferase TrmB, producing the protein MRLRHKPWASEELAKRPNLVIQQPEQHKGNWNNCFRTAQPLYVEVGTGKGKFLTGMAKQFPSINFIGVERYESVLLTAMERVEAEKLPNVKLLHKDVAELLEVFAENEVDRFFINFTDPWPKKKHAKRRLTNERFLTIYKQLLKQDGEIHFKTDNQGLFEYSLHSMSTFGMAFKNVSLNLHQSGMEENVMTEYEEKFSAKGMPIYRLEATFRP; encoded by the coding sequence TTGCGTTTACGTCATAAACCATGGGCTAGTGAAGAATTGGCAAAGCGGCCGAATTTGGTCATTCAACAGCCGGAGCAGCACAAAGGAAATTGGAACAACTGCTTTCGTACAGCCCAACCATTATATGTGGAAGTCGGAACAGGGAAAGGAAAGTTTTTGACGGGCATGGCGAAACAGTTTCCGTCCATCAATTTCATTGGCGTCGAACGCTATGAGAGCGTCTTGCTGACAGCTATGGAACGGGTGGAAGCGGAAAAATTGCCGAACGTCAAGTTGCTTCATAAAGACGTTGCTGAGTTGCTGGAAGTTTTTGCTGAAAACGAAGTGGATCGCTTTTTCATTAATTTTACCGATCCATGGCCTAAAAAGAAGCATGCCAAACGGCGCCTTACGAATGAAAGGTTTTTAACAATTTATAAGCAGTTGCTAAAACAAGACGGAGAAATCCACTTTAAAACGGATAACCAAGGGTTGTTTGAATACTCTTTGCACAGTATGTCGACTTTTGGGATGGCTTTTAAAAATGTTAGTTTAAACCTCCATCAAAGTGGGATGGAAGAGAATGTGATGACGGAATACGAAGAGAAGTTTTCGGCAAAAGGCATGCCGATTTACCGGCTTGAAGCAACATTCCGACCGTAA
- a CDS encoding phosphotransferase family protein, whose protein sequence is MELFLGEGWDVMPAGGATGEAYVAKHGDYQLFIKRNSSPFLAVLSAEGIVPKLLWTKRLESGDVITAQRWIQGRELKAKEMMNASTAAMLSNIHRSNELLDLFKRMGNEPLDPRHMVENMYVQIQLYRIEDELVLACMDYLERTKDQLGDAEYAVCHGDINHNNWMRDEQDNLYLIDWDGASVADPALDLGLMLYTYIPEEHWATWLAHYGVELDHSLKMRMHWYVVAHTISEILWNHSRGQFSQVEELKKALMYVASKNDHSD, encoded by the coding sequence GTGGAATTGTTTTTAGGAGAAGGATGGGATGTCATGCCCGCTGGTGGCGCAACAGGCGAAGCCTATGTAGCCAAACACGGTGACTACCAATTATTCATAAAACGAAATTCATCACCTTTTCTTGCGGTTCTTTCTGCCGAGGGGATTGTGCCAAAACTCCTCTGGACCAAAAGGTTGGAAAGCGGCGACGTGATTACTGCACAGCGGTGGATTCAAGGGCGGGAACTGAAGGCAAAGGAAATGATGAATGCCAGTACCGCAGCCATGCTTTCGAATATTCATCGTTCGAATGAATTGCTTGATTTGTTTAAGCGGATGGGCAATGAGCCGTTAGATCCACGGCATATGGTTGAAAACATGTATGTCCAAATCCAACTTTACAGAATTGAGGACGAGCTCGTCCTTGCTTGTATGGACTACTTAGAGCGAACAAAAGATCAACTTGGCGATGCGGAGTATGCTGTTTGCCATGGCGACATTAATCATAACAATTGGATGCGAGACGAACAGGACAACCTTTATCTAATTGATTGGGACGGTGCATCCGTCGCTGATCCCGCGCTTGATCTCGGCTTGATGCTGTACACGTACATTCCGGAGGAGCATTGGGCTACTTGGCTGGCTCATTATGGTGTTGAATTGGATCATTCCCTTAAAATGAGAATGCATTGGTATGTGGTCGCTCATACGATCTCAGAAATTTTATGGAACCATAGCAGGGGCCAATTCAGCCAAGTCGAGGAACTCAAAAAAGCGCTGATGTATGTCGCTTCCAAAAATGATCACTCAGACTGA
- a CDS encoding SDR family NAD(P)-dependent oxidoreductase, producing the protein MEKKRVVVTGGATGIGKAIALAFAQKGALVFILDKEEALFQKWSEKADNIVFILTDVKEERDIKAAFATIASQSGPVDILINNAGISSFTPLLELSVEEWDNVLNTNLRSVFLASKEAALHMQPTGKPANIINISSTRARMSEPNSEAYAASKGGVEALTHAMALSLAEKNIVVNAIAPGWIHTTNDALREIDHEQHPSKRVGMPEDIANACLFLADERNRFINGETLVIDGGMTRKMMYEQ; encoded by the coding sequence ATGGAAAAAAAGCGAGTTGTCGTTACTGGTGGAGCTACCGGAATAGGGAAAGCGATTGCTCTCGCATTTGCACAAAAAGGGGCGCTCGTTTTTATCCTTGATAAGGAAGAGGCGCTTTTTCAAAAATGGAGTGAAAAAGCGGACAACATTGTGTTCATTCTAACGGATGTCAAAGAAGAGCGCGATATAAAGGCTGCTTTTGCCACCATTGCCTCCCAGTCTGGACCTGTGGACATATTAATCAACAACGCAGGAATTTCGTCATTTACGCCATTATTAGAATTGAGCGTGGAAGAATGGGACAATGTCTTGAATACGAACTTGCGCAGCGTTTTTCTTGCCTCAAAAGAAGCAGCTTTACATATGCAACCTACAGGGAAGCCTGCTAACATTATTAATATTTCCTCCACACGTGCTCGCATGTCAGAGCCGAATTCTGAAGCTTATGCAGCTTCTAAAGGAGGGGTCGAGGCGTTGACCCATGCAATGGCATTATCTCTTGCTGAAAAAAACATAGTCGTTAATGCCATCGCTCCTGGATGGATTCACACAACGAATGACGCCTTAAGGGAGATCGACCATGAGCAGCACCCTTCAAAAAGAGTGGGAATGCCTGAAGACATTGCGAACGCATGCCTATTTTTAGCGGATGAGCGCAATCGGTTTATAAATGGCGAAACGCTTGTTATCGACGGTGGTATGACGAGAAAAATGATGTATGAGCAGTAA
- a CDS encoding M42 family metallopeptidase, protein MNEKTKALFQTLTELPGPSGFEHEVRRFLKSELQKHTDEIVQDKLGSVFGVLRGDASGPKVMVCGHMDEVGFMVTSITDNGLIKFQTLGGWWSQVLLAQRVKIVTDQGPIIGVVGSTPPHLLKDSQRTKPMPITEMYIDVGADDKEDCFALGVKPGQPIVPECPFTPMANEKKILAKAWDNRYGVGLSIELLEAIKGKALPNTVYSGATVQEEVGTRGAQTASNMIQPDVSYVLDASPANDATGGKDAFGHLGKGALLRIFDRTMITHKGMRDFVLDTAESHNIPYQYFVAAGGTDGGRIHTSGNGVPTAVIGVCARYIHTSGSILHVDDYAAAKELLTKLVLATDKTTYESLIAFE, encoded by the coding sequence ATGAACGAGAAAACAAAAGCGCTTTTTCAAACATTGACGGAGCTTCCGGGGCCGTCTGGGTTTGAACATGAAGTACGCCGCTTTCTAAAAAGCGAATTGCAAAAACATACAGATGAAATTGTCCAAGACAAACTAGGCAGTGTTTTTGGCGTGTTGCGAGGTGATGCGTCAGGGCCTAAGGTGATGGTGTGTGGACATATGGACGAAGTCGGCTTTATGGTGACATCGATTACCGACAATGGCTTAATCAAATTCCAAACACTTGGCGGCTGGTGGTCGCAAGTCCTGCTAGCGCAACGCGTAAAAATTGTAACAGATCAAGGTCCGATTATCGGAGTAGTCGGCTCTACACCGCCACATTTGTTGAAGGACTCACAACGCACGAAGCCAATGCCGATCACGGAAATGTATATCGATGTCGGCGCTGACGATAAAGAAGATTGCTTTGCGTTAGGTGTAAAGCCTGGTCAGCCGATTGTGCCAGAATGCCCGTTTACACCAATGGCGAACGAAAAGAAAATTTTGGCGAAAGCATGGGATAACCGTTACGGAGTCGGCTTGTCGATCGAATTGCTTGAAGCTATAAAAGGGAAAGCTTTGCCGAACACTGTTTATTCAGGCGCAACTGTGCAAGAGGAAGTCGGCACCCGGGGAGCGCAAACGGCAAGCAATATGATTCAGCCTGATGTCAGCTATGTCCTTGATGCCAGCCCTGCAAATGACGCTACTGGAGGGAAGGACGCTTTTGGCCATCTTGGCAAAGGCGCATTGCTTCGCATCTTTGATAGGACGATGATTACACATAAAGGTATGCGTGATTTTGTTCTTGATACAGCAGAAAGCCATAATATTCCTTATCAGTACTTTGTCGCGGCAGGGGGAACGGATGGAGGCCGGATTCACACTTCTGGCAACGGTGTGCCTACAGCGGTTATTGGCGTGTGTGCACGCTATATCCACACATCGGGATCGATTCTACATGTTGACGATTATGCCGCTGCAAAAGAATTGTTGACGAAGCTTGTCCTTGCTACAGACAAAACGACTTATGAAAGTTTGATTGCGTTTGAATAG